In the genome of Passer domesticus isolate bPasDom1 chromosome 2, bPasDom1.hap1, whole genome shotgun sequence, the window tttcttttaaaagaccGATTTTATGCCTTTTCTGGCTCTTTATCTACATGAAATCCTGAGAAAGGTCAGTGCGTTTCTTTCTAAGTCTTGATTCGCACAAACTGTGATCGGAGCTGGCACAGATTTGGTATAATAcagattaaaaatacatatacagAGGTTTCAGTGCCCTGAATAATCCAGCTAAACTCACGGGGATCGTTCATAGGAAGCAATTTAAGAATTTATAAGATGATCCAGGTGTGACAGGCAGCAAACCTGTTGTAAAAATGCCTTCCCAACACCATTTGTGTTCAGGTAGTGCAACAGAACAGCTGAGTTCTCCGCTAAAACACTTCCCTGGATGTCACATAAAGGCCAGGAAAACTTCTGTCCTAATCAGGGCACTGTAAAGCTCCCCCATAAAATGTAAGCCTTTCCACCAGGAAAGCTGGGAGAGAACCATGGAACTCTCCCATAACAATTTTTTATAGTCGAGTGCCACCTGGTGGAATATGCAAAAGACTTTTCAGACTGAAAAAGCTGTTTTAAGGTGGTCAGGATCTTTTCAAATCAGAGAACTAACAtcaaaaaacagcagcaaaaccaaagGTGCATCTGGCAGCTGGGTGGACACACCTTTGGTGGCCTGGCTCTGGTCCCTGGTGATCTATGAGTGACACTGATTATGCTGACAGACAAGATTTTCCTACTTTTAATTCATATATATTTGCAAGAGTCTCTATCCTGAACCAATGTAAGGTGAAAAATAAACTGTGAATATGCTTTCCTTTCTATTCCACGTTTCTATTTCCAGCCTTTTACACAGGTAATTCCCTAAATTAGGTATCATGTGCAACACCAAATTAATTAACAGCATGAATGAATGGTACGTTTATTGTGCTCTATCCTAGaaaaagcacagcagagctgggcacactCAGATCTCAAAGTTAAGGGTAGAGATTGACACACATTTCCAACTCAAGTGAAAAATGAGTCCCAACTGAATggatttttctgctgctgatgTATTAATGGGCAGCAGTCGCAGCCTCTGGAAGTCAGTCCAGcatttcctgctgtgtcccAAAGAAAATCCCACATTTGAGGCCTACGTCTGATTTTGCTCATCATTCTGTGACAAGAGCACTTTGCTGAGCAAGTAGCTGAGAAATTGGGTTCATCTTTTCCTATGTTTCTCTGCACAGCTTTCAAACAATGCACAATTCTAGGCTTGTAAGATTTACAGGATGCCAAGGGAAATGGATGCATTGTCAGAACTTAGCAGGCAGTCAGGCTGTGCTATTGACACACACATGTGGTTCCAAGTTTGTCTGACATGGTTTAAATTAGGAAGAAAAGCCTTAGGGTTATGAGATTTAGTGGCATAAATGGGACGTTCCATCCCAAGAAAACAGTGGATACATAAAATTTTAGAAAGATTTGCCCTATCCTGAGGTTTTGCTCCTTCTGTTTTCAGCCCCTGAGTTTCATACGTGTATTAAATGATGTGTTGACAGACACAGAAGCATCTTTGTTTAATTGGGAAGCCCAGGAGTTGTCACCAACAGGTACACACATTCTGGTTTTATTCACACATTTACTCACCACTTCTCTGCCCTCCTCCTCCAAAAAGGCCTCCAGAAGCAGAAAGCCGGGGCCGTGCACATAAAGAATTAAGGGGATTAGCAGCACCACCATGCCTGGGTTATGGCTTCAAAGCAAAACATCAGCTGCACCTACGTAAACGCCTCTGTTTAAGTGACTGGAAAGGAACCATTTCTCAGAAGTACAGGTGCATGACCGGCTGCAGCTATTAGGGCCGACAAAGGGCAGGAATTGCCTGGGAAGGGGGggattaaaaatgaaaaaaaaaattaaaattaaaaaaaaataagtaaaatggaaggaaaagcCACGAAGGCGAGCAGGGATGCGTCCCCTCAGGGGACGCAGGGCTCGGCCAGCGGCAGGTGGACGCTCCGGAGCTCCGGGCGCGGGGCACGGACCCGCAGCGCATCCAGGCGAGATCCAGCCGGGCACAAAGCACCCCGGGGGCAGGCAAGGGGAGGCAAGGGGCGCGGGCCAGCCCGCTGCGGCAGCCGGGGGCCGACCCCGGGCCGTGCCGGTGCCGTCCCGCCCCGTCGGGGGCGGCGGgagggcggcgcggcgggggccGCCCGCGGGCGCGTTACGCACGCAGTGATCTcagcggcggcagcgccgggctGGGGGCGGCACGGCCGGACCCCATAAAGGGCGGCGGCGAGCCCCGCTCCCGCACTCACCCCGCACGGCGGAGGCGGACGGGCCCGCGGCGCTCCGCTCCGCAAAGGACGGGAGGCTCCTCGGCGCCCTGGAAGTGCAGGCGGGACCGTCCCGGGGCTGCCGGAGACTCGCCGGAGCGTcctccccgcccgccgccgctgctgctgctgcagcagcccggGAAGGCTGAGGAGGAGAAGCGGCAGCCGGAGCAGGACAGAAGACAGAGGGACGCAGCGAGGGGCAGCGCTGCCCTCGCACAGCCGCGCTCCATGGGGAAGCTGACGCCGCCTCTGCAGTGACCGCGGGACGCGGCTCCCGCGCGGTCCTCCGCCGGCAGAAAGACTCAGACACCCCCCAAAACCTGAAAGCAAAAATCCCACATCTTCCATATCCATTCCTATATAAAGTGAAATAAAGAGAGGCGAAGGGCTGCGCCGAGCGATGAGGAGCGGGGGGCGGCTGCCGGCGCTGGCGCCGGTGCTGGCGgcgctgctggggctgtgcagcgccGAGCGCCGGGCGCTGGTGCTGCCGCGGCGCCTGGGCGCGCCCGGCGCCCGAGAGCGCTTCCGCCTGGAGGCCTTCGGGGAGCGCCTGACGCTGGAGCTGGAGCCCGACAGCAGCTTCCTGGCCCCGGACTTCACCCTGCAGTACCTGGgcgggccgccgccgccgcccgagGACGACCTCTCCCGCTGCTTCTACTCCGGCACCGTGAACCGGGACCCCGGCTCGGCGGCCGCGCTCAGCCTGTGCGCGGGGCTGCGCGGCGCCTTCTCGCTGCGCGGCCGCCAGTACCTCATCCAGCCCGCGCCCGGCACCGCGCACCGCCACGGGCCGCACCTCCTGCGCCTCCGCGGCGCCCCgcgggccgcccccgccgcccgctGCGCCGTGGCCGAGGCGGGGGCCGGCGCGGAGGGGCCCGAGCCCGCCGAGCCCGCAGGTACCGTGGGGACGCCGCGCCGCCCTCCGCGGGGACGGGGAGGGCGAGGGCGGGGGTGTGGCGGGGATGCCCGGCCGCTGCTTGCCCCGCGTCCCGCCCCGAGCTGCCCACCTGGGTGCGGGGGTCGCACAAAGCAGGGGTGCGCATCTTGAGTGTCCGCGGGTTTGGGCTTCTAAACGGTGCTCTCTTGCTGTGCTCACCTGCGCTTTCCCtccctgtgtttttttttttttttaacgcAGAAACGAGaagcaggaggaagaagaggttCGTGTCCAGCCCCCGCTACGTGGAGACCATGCTGGTGGCCGACCAGTCCATGGCAGAGTTCCACGGCAGCGGGCTGAAACACTACCTGCTGACCCTGCTCTCCGTGGCCGCCAAGCTGTACAAGCACCCCAGCATCCGCAACTCCATCAGCCTCGTGGTGGTGAAGATCATGGTCATCTACGAGGAGCGCAAGGGCCCGGACATCTCCTCCAACGCCGCCCTGACTCTGAGGAActtctgcagctggcagaggcagcacaACCCGCCCAGCGACCGGCACGCCGAGCACTACGACACGGCCATCCTCTTCACCAGGCAGGTGAGGGACACCGAGTCACATCCAGCCCCACGCCCACTGCTCCCTGCCCCCTCTGCCGGGAGACCTCCGAAAAAGTGTCCAGAGACAGCCGTGTGTCACCACAGCTGCAGAGAGGCAGGCTAAAAATTAGATgagctgctttttgttttattccttttttttcttctgtttgcacCATGTCTGGTGAAGCTCACAGTTCGTGCACTGTCTTTGTAAACTCACAGATTGTGCACTGTGTTCCTGCCCCATATATTTTTAGCAGATTTCAGATGGAAATTATGCATTTCATTTCTACGTGTAACCCTCGCCTATGTTCCAGAGACAGATTTTTGCCATCATACCCATTGAAGTGCTGAATATTTATGCTCTTTCCATAAGTAAAGGCAaactgccagggctggatggctCTTGCCAAGGTTAAGTCTCTGATCTGATTAATAATGAAACTGCCTTTTTTTACAGGACCTGTGCGGTGCCAAGACATGTGATACTCTTGGGATGGCTGATGTGGGAACAGTTTGTGATCTAAACCGCAGTTGCTCTATCATAGAAGACGATGGTTTGCAGGCTGCCTTCACAACAGCCCACGAATTAGGTACTTGAAACTTTGCAAAGGCATTCCCTGGGATTAATTGAAGCCAGCTTGATGCCGTAAAGCTCAGCCTGCACCTCCCCGGAGCAGTCGGGAGGAGGCAAAGCCCTGTCTTGGAGCAGGCTTGGACTCGGGAAAGCAAATCCGGCCTGCACAGCATTGTCTGcaagagctgtgtgtgtgtgcctgcagaaaaaaaaaaaattaaaaagggagAGAAGATCCAGTGCCATCTGCTTGAAATCTGGGAGCGTTCAGCTTCGGGTTATTAATTACAGACCAGGCTATGCGCAGCTCTAGagcaatatttaaaatactgttgGTAAAGCGTAGCACAGACTTCCTAAAGTCACAGactttgcttttctccttttctccaaggCCACGTGTTTAACATGCCTCATGACGATGCAAAGCAGTGTGCTGGCATCAATGGAATGAGCCGGGATTTCCACATGATGGCATCCATGCTCTCCAACCTGGACCGCAGCCAGCCCTGGTCTCCATGCAGTGCCTACATGATTACAACATTTCTGGATAACGGTCATGGTAAGGTTATTAAGCTTTCCATTCATGTGGCGTTTGAGCTCTTGTGCTTtactgctttgctttttttatttttttttctttaagagtGTTTCTGCTTCAGTGCAGACTTAACCTTTTGCATGCTGTCAGTGAATTTAGAAGAGCAAATGCAGTTTCCTTTTTAAAACTGACCCCGCAGCATCGtctgactttttttcctttttctttcaacTTTTCCAGGGGAGTGCTTGTTGGACAAGCCCCACAGGCCCATCCAGCTTCCTTCGGACCTGCCTGGCACGCTGTACGATGCCAACAGGCAGTGCCAGTTCACGTTTGGAGATGAGTCCAAGCACTGTCCCGACGCAGCCAGTACGTGCACGACGCTGTGGTGCACAGGCACCTCGGGAGGGCTGCTGGTGTGCCAAACCAAACACTTCCCCTGGGCAGACGGCACCAGCTGCGGGGAAGGGAAGTGGTGCATGAATGGCAAGTGTGTGAACAAGACTGAGAAGAAGCATTATGATGTAAGTAGTGAGAAAGAAATGGGTGCGCTCTCGGGTTTTGCAGAGCCGCGTGGAAACAGGAGGGATCTGCTAGGTGGGGTTGGTTCAGTGCTAACGAACAAACCTGGGCCAGGTTTTTTAATGAGCTCGGGTGGGTAAAAATGAGCATGATGATGGCTTTTATGGTGTGGTTTTGTATGGATTTTCCTGTATTTAACCCGCGTCctgcttttgttgttgttccaGACGCCGGTGCACgggggctggggctcctggggggcGTGGGGCGAGTGCTCCCGGAGCTGCGGCGGGGGAGTGCAGTATTCCTTCCGGGAATGCGACAACCCCGTCCCGAGGAACGGGGGCAAGTACTGCGAAGGGAAGCGGGTGCAGTACAGGTCCTGTAACATCGAGGACTGCCCCGACAACAACGgtaatttttccccatttttgtcAGCCAGGGTTGGTGTGCTGTGGAGGAAGAGCAGGACGGAGATGATCTCATGGCCACCTGTCTtttctctgcctgcaggcaAAACGTTCAGGGAGGAACAGTGTGAAAAGCACAACGAGTTTTCCAAGTCTGCCTTTGGAAGTGGACCTGCAGTGGAGTGGACACCCAAGTTTGCTGGTGTGTCTCCAAAGGACAGATGCAAGCTGGTTTGCAGAGCCAAAGGAACAGGATACTTCTTTGTTCTACAGCCAAAGGTATTTCAAAACTGCACCTCTTCCAGCTGATCATGAgggggatttttattttctctatgCGAAGAGTCAAGCAGTGTAGAAATATGAAATTGTCTTTTTCATATTTAAGCTGGATTATTCCTCCACGTACAGCAGGATCATTGCAAGCATGTGTTAAGTGTTTTGGCACAATCCTTCCACCTCCTCTACCCACTCCACTCTGgtttccttccctctccttccaCCAATCTGATTGCATTGAGATAGGTTTGGAAAACTCTGAGGGATCTTTGCCAGAACATTGGTGCTTTCTCATACTGGTTACTAACATGCTGACAGCTTAAAATAAACACGAGGAAAAATGTTCATCTTGCATAGCTACTTGAATTCGCTGTCATCAGATGGTGAGAGCCAGGAACTACCAGGGCGATGACACAGAGGGTTTTTGTGGAACAGCACTCCTAGAAATAAAGGATGTGCTGAACAGCATTAGAAGCATCGCTGGCAGCGTGCTTTGAGGACAGGGCTGCCTTCTAGTGACACTAGAAAGCAATGGGGCTTCTTTTGTATGAGATCAGTAAACAGtaggttttttgggggaggtATTAATGAAAAGTGAGATTGTTTTCTCCTCTTACCATGGCATCATTTTGGCAAGTGAGAAGACTGCCTGTGGGCTGCTCTGGCTTTTAGTTTCCAAAGCCCTGAAAACAACAGGTGCTGTTGTTGGGCTTTCCACCCATCCATATTTTGCGTCACACCATTTCAGAGCACCGTGCATGTTGTAACCAGGCTCCTTGTGTCCCCAAGGTGGTGGATGGCACCCCGTGCAGCCCCGACTCCACGTCCGTGTGCGTGCAGGGGCAGTGCGTGAAGGCCGGCTGCGACCGCACCATCGGCTCCAACAAGAAGTTCGACAAGTGCGGCATCTGCGGGGGCAACGGCTCCACCTGCAAGAAGGTGTCTGGCACCCTCGTTAGAGCCAAGTGagtgtggggctgctgctcaccTTGGTGGGGAAGCTCACCTTGTCCTTTTGGGTGGGTTCATCCATTAACAACAGGGCTGCCACTCACCTTGTCCTTGTGGGTGGGATTCATCCCTTATCAAGCTAAACGCCTTGACTTCAGACGAGGTTTAGTCTTGGGCTGGGaggctttttcctctttccctgcaGAGGACTCAGTGTTTCTCTCTTCTCCCGGGGCAGACCTGGCTACCACGACGTGGTCACCATCCCGGCGGGGGCCACCAACATCGAGGTGAAGCAGCGGAACCACCGGGGCGCGAGGCACGACGGCAGCTTCCTGGCCATCAAAGCCGCCGACGGCACCTACGTCCTCAACGGCGACTACACGCTGTCCACGCTGGAGCAGGACATCACCTACAAGGGCAGCGTGCTGCGCTACAGCGGCTCCTCGGCCGCCCTGGAGCGCATCCGCAGCTTCAGCCCGCTGAAGGAGCCGCTGACCATCCAGGTGCTGACGGTGGGGGACCTGCCGCAGCCCAAGATCAAGTTCACCTACTTCGTCAAGAAGCCGGCGCAGCCCGGCGCGGACaaagcggcggcggcggcgggcaaGAAGAAAGAATCCTTCAACGCCATCAGGGAGATCATCTCCTCGGAGTGGGTGATCGAGGAGTGGGGCGAGTGCTCCAAGTCGTGCGGCTCGGGCTGGCAGCGGCGCGCCGTGGAGTGCCGGGAcccgcggggccggccggcCGCCGACTGCGCCCGCGAGCTGAAGCCCAGCAACCTGCGGCCCTGCGCCGACGTGCCCTGCCCGCAGTGGCAGCTGGGGGACTGGTCCCCCTGCTCCAAGACGTGTGGGAAAGGCTTCAAGAAGAGGTTGTTGAAATGTGTCTCTTCCGACGGCAGCGTGCTGCCCCAAGAAAGCTGTGAGCCCTCCAAGAAACCCAAGCACCTGATAGACTTCTGCAACGCCACGGACTGCAGCTAGATAGGGCGGCTTGGGAGAagctaaaacttttttttttattattattattttattttatttttttccttcagaccAGTGCACTGAAAAACACAAAAGAGGGCTAGAGGCAGCACCTGTGTTTTCGCGTGAAAAAGTTCACGGTGAAGATCCGTTGAGGTGGGACAGTGCAAACAGCTTGAATTGGCTTtgcatcccaaaaatcccctgcCAACTGAAAATTGGATGGGATAGCAGACCCAtgtctttcatttctctttagCAGATAAGGCCCAAAGGCATCAGAATTGccttttttaaagtgttttataAATTAAGCCAAATGTGAGCAGTGAGACACATTTCAGCAgacattttggggtttggttatTTCTCCCTTCTTTTGGATTTATCTTGTGGTACTGATCAAATCCCCATGTGTaggaaggggagggaaaaagATAGCTTAAAATAATTGGTCAGGGCTTACCTACCTCACAAAGGGCAAAAAACAAAGATTGGAAAAGGAGCTTTAACTATGTCATTCATGGCTGCTATTGTTTCAGAGAAtagttttatataaaaataaagccaTATTCTCTACCTGTCAAGAGTAAGAAATACCAAGCACAAATATCAACTCCACAAATCACtagaatttcatattttttttaaagtacctTTATGTCATCCCAATGTGCCTGTCCATTTCTCTCAGCCACTCCAGTGCCATTGTGGTGACATGTGTAATCCAGAGGCTTGGAAAAGTGGAAATCTGAGTCTGAATAATTGCTCTTTGTGCCTTCTGCATAGCTTCCACCGGCTTTTCTGATTCCAGCTTGGTCCTGCCTTCCTGCCAAACAGATCCACGGAGTGTGTGAGCATTCCAGTCGTGCTTTCACACTCAAACCTTTGGCCTTACCCCAGCCAATGGATATTATTTgagttaaaaaggaaaaaaaaaagccccattATGTATGGGAGTGTCCTCTGTGGCCTCTGCTGGGTTTTAGAGCTCAGTCACTGATCAGGTGGGAAGGCAAAGCTGAGGGATAGCAGGTCCATCCACAgcgaaacgccagcattcacaTCATTGAAGATTGTGCCAGTCCATAGACCATGAGAGAATATGGCTTTCCATATGTATATAGTAAAATATATTACTATAGATTTTATATACTTCAtaagtattttatatttctctCCCTTCTGGGAAGGGTTATAATTTGTAATAAATGCATATAATGAGcgtatttatttttatacttcTTGTCTAATGTGATCTTCTAAGTTATCGCTTTTTTAAAAGGACATATAACAAGGATAGAGTATTTATACAGTATAATATGTTACTAGAGGTAATAAATGAACCCTATAAATTTTGGAAATGGAGTGTCTTTATTTCACTGGACTAAAACCAGTCCATGGAGCAAAAAGAGCTTGGAATCTGAAGAGAATACTAAGCAAAAGGCAACTAATTACCTGTATTAGTGAAGAGGTTTGGAAAACTCTCCCCATAATGTCACACACCACCTTAAAAGAggtaattttgtattttattactTAACCACTAACTCATCTATGCCAGAAAATGGAGTGCAACCATACTGATGCCACTGGCTGTAATAACAGCTTGGGGAGGGAAGCAGCGCTGTCAGGCGTGTTCAGAACCAACAAAATATGTACAAAAGCAGCAGTTTTGCCTCACTCTGGTGGGAAAGGAGCAGCCAAAAGCCAGAACCATTCATGAGCAGTCGGAGGTTTCCCTCACCAACTCCTGGAGAATTTCCCTCTCTAATTTTCTCCTGAGGCTGCTTTTCCAAGAAGCACTGTGTGAATGAGCTGTTCTAACATGTTTTATGATGTTAAAAGGGATACTAAACATCAAGAGCTGATTTTTGCTCCCTCATACGTGATCTCATCACTACTGCAGTCAAGAGAAAATCTTCTGTTGGGCTCCATCAGATTTTTGCCATGGAATTTGAGACATCGGTCATTTCTGGATACTTTTGGCTTTGTGTCATGTAAAAATCTATTAAAACTTCCTTTGCCAAAGTTTGGACTCTGTCTCTGCAGAAATAGTTCCTGTTTTATTCTATGGATAAAGTCCTGGCCCCTCTGAATTTCAGAATTCTCATCACACTTCATTGGGCATTGCTTTGAAGTGCAGAAATGCTGGGGAATATTTTATTCCTAACATTATTCAGGAGGCAGCCAATCCCTTTCTGGTTTTAGAaatagttctttgtaaatacaAGAAATAACTAAATTTATTTGTGTCTATCGATATGTATGTGCATATATATTTCATTCACCATCTAGGTTAGAAAATAACTGGGAGTTTGAAGAGAAGTTATCCTGGAGCCTGCCAGACTGATGAGATGGGAAATTGTGGTATCTGTGCTGGGTGAGCACTGTAAATGGTGTCAGAAAATGTGGAGTAGCTCATTTCCTCTGGCACTGTTAAAATAATCATGTGATTTGGTGCTTGAAATTGTCCCAGCAGTAAATgggaaaacccctcaaaactcaCTGAAAAGTCAACATCTCCAAACAGTGGAGATGTTTCCGGAAAAAGTGAcacttttgcttttttcattttgacaTCACAAGTGAGTCAGCAGATGCAAAGTGATGTGATTTCTTGAATTTTGTAGGACAAATAGGGatattttagacaaaatatCTTCACCCACTATCTAAGGTatggaatggagaaaaaaatacagagaaattcAGAAAGGCATCATCAGAGAAATAACCTGGGCTGCCAGAACCAGAGTtgtggctgggctgtgctcatCAGCTCCCTGTGAAATTGCTCCCACAGCTCATCCAGCTGGGAAGGCTCCTCAATCCCTGCAGGGGCAGACCTGCCTGCCAAGCACCCTTTGGAGCAGAGATCCTCCTGTGGGATGTGGCCACTGCCTGCTGAGCCCTCCAGGCAAAGGAGGTGTAATTAGGTGAAGTTTTATCCCTAGCAAAGGGCACCCAAACACAGCCGAGGGATCCAGATCCCACGGACATGTCCAGGCTTCAACAGGAGTGCAAGAGAGCACTTAGCTGGAATATTTGCATTTTGCCCCGTTCTGCACAAGCAGAGCTCTGTGTTACAACATGtggaggcagaaggagagcAGCCCAGGAGATTGCAGGGCTGGATGTCCCCTATGTGGTGATCTATCCCATGCTTTCCTAGCAAAACAGCTCCAAACATTCCCTCCTGCCCCATATTCCCCCTCAGAACACAAAGTATGGACAGAAGTGTTATAGATGAGTAACGAGAAGattggctctcacaattaaggGATGAGTATTGTGTGAATACTATGAGAAGCTTTATTAatgtatagttatgttattgAGAGGAGATTGCACTGCTGGATGTCCCTTCCATGGCGATCTATCCCGTGCTTTCCTAACAAAGCAGCTCCAAACATTTCCTCCTGCCCTATATTCCCCCTCAGGACACAAAACATGGACAGAAGAGTTATTAGATCAGTAATGAGAAGattggctctcacaattaaaggatTAATATTGTGTGGATATTAAAATAAGCTTTATTGGTGTATACTTATTGTGGGGGGATTGCACTGCTGGATGTCCCTTCCATGGTGATCTATCCCGTGCTTTCCTAACAAAACAGCTCCAAACATTCCCTCCTGCCCACATTCCCCCTCAGGACACAAAACAGGGACAGAAGGGAAGTCAAAACACGGTTATCAGGTTCACCAGTGGTGCTTGGAGCAGGGTGTTTTGACAAACATGGGTGCCCCAAAGCCTGGGGCAGCAGAGGGATTGTTGTGGAGATGAGGAGTTGTTTGGATGGGTTTTACAGCCCACAGCAAGCAAGAGGGATTTGTGCAAAAAGGATTTCAGCTTGGGTAAGAGAATTGCAGTTTCCTGCAACCCCTCTGCCTGGAAAATGTACTTGACAGCATCCGTGGGATAAAGGATCATCCTtggtc includes:
- the ADAMTS1 gene encoding A disintegrin and metalloproteinase with thrombospondin motifs 1, giving the protein MRSGGRLPALAPVLAALLGLCSAERRALVLPRRLGAPGARERFRLEAFGERLTLELEPDSSFLAPDFTLQYLGGPPPPPEDDLSRCFYSGTVNRDPGSAAALSLCAGLRGAFSLRGRQYLIQPAPGTAHRHGPHLLRLRGAPRAAPAARCAVAEAGAGAEGPEPAEPAETRSRRKKRFVSSPRYVETMLVADQSMAEFHGSGLKHYLLTLLSVAAKLYKHPSIRNSISLVVVKIMVIYEERKGPDISSNAALTLRNFCSWQRQHNPPSDRHAEHYDTAILFTRQDLCGAKTCDTLGMADVGTVCDLNRSCSIIEDDGLQAAFTTAHELGHVFNMPHDDAKQCAGINGMSRDFHMMASMLSNLDRSQPWSPCSAYMITTFLDNGHGECLLDKPHRPIQLPSDLPGTLYDANRQCQFTFGDESKHCPDAASTCTTLWCTGTSGGLLVCQTKHFPWADGTSCGEGKWCMNGKCVNKTEKKHYDTPVHGGWGSWGAWGECSRSCGGGVQYSFRECDNPVPRNGGKYCEGKRVQYRSCNIEDCPDNNGKTFREEQCEKHNEFSKSAFGSGPAVEWTPKFAGVSPKDRCKLVCRAKGTGYFFVLQPKVVDGTPCSPDSTSVCVQGQCVKAGCDRTIGSNKKFDKCGICGGNGSTCKKVSGTLVRAKPGYHDVVTIPAGATNIEVKQRNHRGARHDGSFLAIKAADGTYVLNGDYTLSTLEQDITYKGSVLRYSGSSAALERIRSFSPLKEPLTIQVLTVGDLPQPKIKFTYFVKKPAQPGADKAAAAAGKKKESFNAIREIISSEWVIEEWGECSKSCGSGWQRRAVECRDPRGRPAADCARELKPSNLRPCADVPCPQWQLGDWSPCSKTCGKGFKKRLLKCVSSDGSVLPQESCEPSKKPKHLIDFCNATDCS